One Terriglobales bacterium genomic window, CGCACAAGCCGCTGACCGAGGCCAAGATGCGCACCGGGGGCCGCCGCAATAAGGGCGACATCACCATCTGGCACCGCGGCGGCGGCCACAAGCGCAAAATCCGCATCATCGACTTCAAGCGCGACAAGGTCGGCGTGCCCGCCACCGTGGCCTCCATCGAGTACGATCCCAACCGCTCCGCCCGCATCGCTCTGCTGCACTACGCCGACGGCGAGAAGCGCTACATCCTGCAGCCCCTGGGCCTGCAGGTGGGGCAGAAGATCATGAGCGGCCCCGAGGCCGACATCCTGGTGGGCAACGCCCTGCCCCTGCGCAACATCCCTCCCGGCACCACCATCCACAACATCGAACTGCGGGCCGGCAAGGGCGCGCAGATGGTGCGCTCCGCCGGCGGCGCCGCTCAGTTGGTGGCCAAGGAGGGTGACTGGGCCCTGGTCAAGCTGCCTTCCGGCGAGACCCGCAAAGTGGCGCTCGACTGCATGGCCACCATCGGCCAGGTCGGCAACCTCGATCACGAGAACATCTCCATCGGCAAGGCCGGGCGCACGCGCTGGCTGGGCATCCGGCCCACCAACCGCGGCGTGGTCATGAATCCCGTGGACCATCCCCACGGCGGCGGCGAAGGCAAGACCTCGGGCGGGCGGCACCCCGTCACCCCCTGGGGCCAGCCCACCCGCGGCTACAAGACCCGCAACAACAAGCGGACCGACAAGTTCATCGTCGGCCGGAGGAAGTAGGCATGGCTCGCTCAACCAAGAAGGGTCCGTTCGCCGACCTGTACCTCCTCAACAGGATCGAGGAGATGAACCGGCGCAACGAGAAGAAGGTGATTCGCACCTGGTCGCGCCGCTCCACCATCCACCCCGAGATGGTGGGCCACACCATCGCCGTGCACAACGGTAAGAAGTTCATCCCGGTGTACGTCACCGAGAACATGGTGGGGCACAAGCTGGGCGAGTTCAGCCACACCCGCATCTTCAAGGCGCACGCCATGAAGGCGGCCACCGAGGTCGCGGCCACCGCGGCGCCCGGGCGCATGCCCGGGCAGATCATCCCCTCGACCCCGGCGGCGGCTCCCGCGGCCGGCGCGGCTCCGGCGGCCCCGGCGCCCAAGGGCAAGGAGTAAGAGATCATGGAGTTTAGAGCAGAAGCGCGATACATGCGGATGTCGCCGCAGAAGGTGCGCCTGGTGCTGAACCTGATCAAGGGCCGGCGCGTGGAAGACGCCATGAACACCCTGGCCTTCACCCGCAAGGGCTGCGCCGAGGACGTGCAGAAGCTGCTGCGCTCGGCGGTGGAGAACGCCAGCTACCTGAGCCAGGAAAAAGGCGTCGACGTGGACGTGGACAACCTCTACGTGAAGCGCGCGGTGGCCAACGACGGGCCGCGCATGAAGCGCATCCGCCCCGCCCCCATGGGCCGTGCCTACCGCTACCAGCGGCGCATGGCCCACATCGAGATCGCCCTGGCCGAGCGCAAGCCCGCAGGCGAGGAGATGGCCACGGTGGTGGGCGAGGAGTCGGCGGCCCAGCCCGCCGCTCCCGCGAAGAAAGCGAAGGGTCACACCGCCGGCAAGAAGCCGGCAGGCAAGAAGGCTGCGAGGAAATAGGAGAGGTTATGGGACAAAAGGTACATCCCTACGGCTTCCGCCTGGGCTACACCAAGCCCTGGAAGTCGCGCTGGTTCGTGGACCGCGACTACGACAAGCTGCTCTACGAGGACGTGAAGCTGAAGGGCGAACTGCTGGAGAAGCTGAAGTCGGCGGGCGTCAGCTCCATCGAGATCGAGCGGCCCGGCAACAAGCTGCGCATCATCATCCGCACCGCCCGTCCCGGCATCATCATCGGGCGCAAGGGCGCGGAGATCGACAAGCTCAAGGGCGAACTGCAGAAGCGCACCAACCGCGAGGTCCACGTGGACATCCAGGAGGTGCACAAGCCCGAGCTGGACGCGCAGCTGGTCTCCGAATCCATCGCCCTGCAACTGGAGAAGCGGGTGGGCTTCCGCCGCGCCATGCGCAAGGCGGTGGACTCGGCCCTGCGCTTCGGCTGCAAGGGCATCAAGGTGCGGGTGAGCGGCCGCCTGAACGGCAACGAGATCGCGCGCTCGGAGTGGTACCTGCAGGGGCGGCTGCCGCTGCACACTCTGCGCGCCGACATCGATTACGGCTTTTCCGAGGCCCGCACCACCTACGGCGTCATCGGGGTGAAGTGCTGGGTCTACCGCGGCGAGATCCTGCCCGCCAAGAAGCGCGAAGGCCAGGCGGCGCCGGCCTCGGGAGCCTTTTAGATTTCAACCGGGAACTGAGAACCGGGAACTGGGAACTTTGCTATGTTGATGCCCAAGAAAGTCAAGTACCGCAAGCAACAGCGCGGTCGCATGCGCGGCAAGGCCTGGCGCTCGAGCCAGCTCGCCTTCGGCGACTACGGCTTGAAGGTGCTGGAGCCCGGCTGGATCACCGACCGGCAGATCGAGGCCAGCCGTGTGGCCATCACCCGCTTCATCAAGCGCGGCGGCAAGGTGTGGATCCGCATCTTCCCCGACAAGCCGGTGACCAAGAAGCCCGCCGAGACCCGTATGGGCAAGGGCAAGGGCGCCCCTGACCACTGGGTCGCGGTCGTTCGCCCCGGCAAGATCCTCTTCGAGATGGAAGGGGTCACCGAGCAGGAGGCCTCCGAAGCCATGCGCCTGGCCTCGCACAAGCTCTCGCTGCGCACCAAGCTGGTGTCGCGGCACATGGCGATGTAAGGGATGGAAGCATGAAACCGGAAAAGATTCGCAACCTGACCGACGTCGAGCTGCAGCACCAGGAGCGCGAGCTCCACGACCAGCTCTTCCGCCTGAAGTTCCAGATGCAGATGGGCCAGACGGAGAGCCTAAAGAAGATCCGCGGCCTGCGCAAGGACCTGGCGCGCGTGAAGACCATCATGCGCGAGCAGCAACTGGCCGGCGAGGCCCCCAAGAGCGCGTCCCGCAAGGCGGCCGCCACGGAGAAGCGATAAGCGATGCCTGAGACCAACACTTCCAACTCGGCCGTCTCCCGCCGCAACAGCAAAGTCGGCGAGGTCGTCTCCACCAAGATGCAGAAGACCATCGTGGTCGAGGTCACGCGCCAGAAGGCGCATCCCCTGTACCGCCGCGTGGTCTCGCGCTCCAAGAAGTTCTATGCCCACGACGAGAAGGGCCTGGCCCACGTGGGCGACGTGGTCCGGATCGAAGAGACCCGGCCGCTTTCCCGGCTCAAGCGCTGGCGCCTCACGGAGATCATCCGCAAGGCCGCCCTGGTGCCCCAGGTCGAGGAGACCCAGGCGAACTAGGCCCGGGGAAGAACGGAGAACGAAGCTATGTCGGTGATGATGAGAAGCATGCTGGAGGTGGCGGACAACTCCGGCGCCCGCAAGCTGCAGATGATCCTGCCGCTGGGCGGGCACACCGGGTTGCGCGCCGGCCTGGGCGACGTGGTCACGGCCAGCGTCAAGGAGGCCGCTCCCGACAGCCAGGTGCCCAAGGGCAAGGTGGTCAAGGCGGTCATCGTGCGCACCCGCAAGGAGCACCGCCGCCGCGACGGCACCTACATCCGCTTCGACCAGAACGCCGCCGTGCTCATCAACGATACCGGCGAGCCCGTCGGCACCCGCGTCTTCGGGCCGGTGGCCCGCGAGCTGCGCGAGAAGAGGTTCCTGAAGATCGTTTCCCTGGCCCCGGAGGTGCTCTAGCCATGAGCGCGCAAGTGGATATTCGGCGCAACGACACGGTGCGGGTCATCGCCGGCCGCGGCAAGGGCCGCGAGGGCCGCGTGCTGCGCGTCTTCCCCCACGAGGGCACGCTGCTGGTCGAGCACATCAAGATGGTCAAGAAGCACGTGCGCCCCAACCCGCAGAAGAACATCAAGGGCGGCATCGCCGAGCAGGAGAGTCCCATCTCCATCTCCAGCGTGATGCTGCTCTGCCCCAGTTGCGGGCCGGTGCGCATCCGCCACGAGGTGCGCGGCGACCGCAAGGTGCGCATCTGCCACCGCTGCGGAAGTACTTTGGATAAATAACACAAGGTCCTGGCCGACGACCGACGGCCGACGACCGACGACAGGATTCTAGAGTTATGGCGAAACCGAAAGCGGAAGCGAAACAGGCGGAAGCCAAGCAGCCCGAAGGCCGGCCCCAGGCCGGGGTGAAGGGCGGGGCGCGCCTGCGCGTCAAGTTCGAGAAGGAGGTCGCGCCCGCGCTCATGAAGGAGTTCGAGCTCAAGAACCCCATGGCGGTGCCGCGGCTGCACAAGATCGTGGTCAACATGGGCGTGGGCGAGGCCACCCAGAACGCCAAGGTGCTGGACCCGGCGGTCCAGGAGCTGGGCCAGGTCACCGGCCAGAAGCCGGTGGTCACGCGCGCCAAAAAATCCATCGCCGCCTTCAAGGTGCGCGCCGGCA contains:
- the rplB gene encoding 50S ribosomal protein L2, which codes for MAIKTYRPVTETLRFQTRVTSEDLTTNRPHKPLTEAKMRTGGRRNKGDITIWHRGGGHKRKIRIIDFKRDKVGVPATVASIEYDPNRSARIALLHYADGEKRYILQPLGLQVGQKIMSGPEADILVGNALPLRNIPPGTTIHNIELRAGKGAQMVRSAGGAAQLVAKEGDWALVKLPSGETRKVALDCMATIGQVGNLDHENISIGKAGRTRWLGIRPTNRGVVMNPVDHPHGGGEGKTSGGRHPVTPWGQPTRGYKTRNNKRTDKFIVGRRK
- the rplV gene encoding 50S ribosomal protein L22, translated to MEFRAEARYMRMSPQKVRLVLNLIKGRRVEDAMNTLAFTRKGCAEDVQKLLRSAVENASYLSQEKGVDVDVDNLYVKRAVANDGPRMKRIRPAPMGRAYRYQRRMAHIEIALAERKPAGEEMATVVGEESAAQPAAPAKKAKGHTAGKKPAGKKAARK
- the rpsC gene encoding 30S ribosomal protein S3; this encodes MGQKVHPYGFRLGYTKPWKSRWFVDRDYDKLLYEDVKLKGELLEKLKSAGVSSIEIERPGNKLRIIIRTARPGIIIGRKGAEIDKLKGELQKRTNREVHVDIQEVHKPELDAQLVSESIALQLEKRVGFRRAMRKAVDSALRFGCKGIKVRVSGRLNGNEIARSEWYLQGRLPLHTLRADIDYGFSEARTTYGVIGVKCWVYRGEILPAKKREGQAAPASGAF
- the rplP gene encoding 50S ribosomal protein L16 is translated as MLMPKKVKYRKQQRGRMRGKAWRSSQLAFGDYGLKVLEPGWITDRQIEASRVAITRFIKRGGKVWIRIFPDKPVTKKPAETRMGKGKGAPDHWVAVVRPGKILFEMEGVTEQEASEAMRLASHKLSLRTKLVSRHMAM
- the rpmC gene encoding 50S ribosomal protein L29; translated protein: MKPEKIRNLTDVELQHQERELHDQLFRLKFQMQMGQTESLKKIRGLRKDLARVKTIMREQQLAGEAPKSASRKAAATEKR
- the rpsQ gene encoding 30S ribosomal protein S17, whose translation is MPETNTSNSAVSRRNSKVGEVVSTKMQKTIVVEVTRQKAHPLYRRVVSRSKKFYAHDEKGLAHVGDVVRIEETRPLSRLKRWRLTEIIRKAALVPQVEETQAN
- the rplN gene encoding 50S ribosomal protein L14; this translates as MSVMMRSMLEVADNSGARKLQMILPLGGHTGLRAGLGDVVTASVKEAAPDSQVPKGKVVKAVIVRTRKEHRRRDGTYIRFDQNAAVLINDTGEPVGTRVFGPVARELREKRFLKIVSLAPEVL
- the rplX gene encoding 50S ribosomal protein L24, whose translation is MSAQVDIRRNDTVRVIAGRGKGREGRVLRVFPHEGTLLVEHIKMVKKHVRPNPQKNIKGGIAEQESPISISSVMLLCPSCGPVRIRHEVRGDRKVRICHRCGSTLDK
- the rplE gene encoding 50S ribosomal protein L5, giving the protein MAKPKAEAKQAEAKQPEGRPQAGVKGGARLRVKFEKEVAPALMKEFELKNPMAVPRLHKIVVNMGVGEATQNAKVLDPAVQELGQVTGQKPVVTRAKKSIAAFKVRAGMPIGAMVTLRGDRMYEFFDRLVNVALPRVRDFKGVSTRSFDGRGNYTLGLHDQLIFPEIDYAKVDKMKGMNVTIVTTAKSDHEARALLKQLGMPFRPQ